One part of the Sarcophilus harrisii chromosome 5, mSarHar1.11, whole genome shotgun sequence genome encodes these proteins:
- the NDUFB2 gene encoding NADH dehydrogenase [ubiquinone] 1 beta subcomplex subunit 2, mitochondrial has product MSALRRLGPFFREGGRRFLEGPSERTTDYAIGGVRHAQIRYRQYPQLTKSQVFQAELLSATMWFWILWQFWHDSDAVLGHFPYPDPSQWTDEELGIPPDEEK; this is encoded by the exons ATGTCGGCATTGAGGCGGCTGGGGCCTTTCTTTCGCGAGGGGGGCCGGCGCTTCCTGGAGGGTCCGAGTGAGCGGACTACCGATTACGCCATCGGAGGAGTCCGGCA TGCTCAAATCCGCTACCGGCAGTATCCCCAGCTGACAAAATCTCAGGTGTTCCAAGCTGAGCTGTTAAGTGCTACAATGTGGTTTTGGATTCTCTGGCAATTTTGGCATGACTCAGATGCTGTATTG GGTCATTTCCCATATCCAGATCCTTCTCAATGGACAGATGAAGAATTGGGTATTCCCCCTGATGAAGAGAAGTAA